The Paraburkholderia sp. ZP32-5 genome includes a window with the following:
- a CDS encoding LolA family protein, giving the protein MGAMNRPAAKAVALQAACARGVMTRAISGIRAITVIAVIGSACAALAWPAAAVHAASSKAAGAASTAAAIGTENPALVSRIAAHLAQAKGVRAQFTQTQTLAAMKQPLVSDGTLLFFRERGVIWQIDSPYKATYVITDAGVAQIDAAGQRVTHGTPSPRGVAQVSKMMRAMLGGDLSALYSQFDVSAEGGPAQWRMRLTPNQPQLAQSIKGIEMRGGDYLQTLLITLANGDVMKLEFANSTAVAELTAAERNLFGAL; this is encoded by the coding sequence ATGGGGGCGATGAATCGACCGGCGGCGAAGGCGGTCGCGTTGCAGGCGGCGTGCGCGCGCGGTGTCATGACGCGTGCCATCAGTGGTATCCGTGCCATCACCGTTATCGCTGTGATCGGCAGTGCGTGCGCCGCGCTAGCGTGGCCAGCGGCAGCGGTCCACGCTGCTTCCAGTAAGGCGGCCGGCGCGGCGTCCACGGCGGCGGCCATCGGCACCGAAAACCCGGCACTGGTGTCGCGGATCGCCGCGCATCTCGCGCAGGCCAAAGGCGTGCGCGCGCAATTCACGCAGACCCAGACACTTGCCGCGATGAAGCAGCCGCTCGTCAGCGACGGCACGTTGCTGTTCTTCCGCGAGCGCGGCGTGATCTGGCAAATCGACAGCCCCTACAAGGCCACCTACGTGATCACCGATGCCGGCGTCGCGCAGATCGACGCCGCCGGCCAGCGAGTGACGCACGGCACGCCGAGCCCGCGCGGCGTCGCGCAGGTCTCGAAGATGATGCGCGCGATGCTCGGCGGCGATCTGTCCGCGCTGTATTCGCAGTTCGACGTCAGCGCCGAGGGCGGCCCCGCGCAATGGCGCATGCGCCTCACGCCGAATCAGCCGCAACTCGCGCAATCCATCAAGGGCATCGAGATGCGAGGCGGCGACTATCTGCAAACCCTGCTCATCACGCTCGCGAACGGCGATGTGATGAAGCTCGAGTTCGCGAACAGCACGGCCGTCGCCGAGTTGACCGCCGCCGAGCGCAACCTGTTCGGAGCGCTGTAA
- a CDS encoding acyl-CoA thioesterase, translating to MNEATKVADVPTVPRVLSASATVEVPFHDVDAMNVCWHGNYLKYFEMGRAALLRVFDYDYREMQASGYLWPIVEAHLKYVRPAVYGQIIEVRAQLLEYENRLKIGYEIVDCESGTRLTKGYTIQVAVDAATEELQFVSPPIVFDKLERVWGR from the coding sequence ATGAACGAGGCTACGAAAGTCGCTGACGTGCCGACCGTGCCGCGCGTGCTCAGCGCGAGCGCCACGGTCGAAGTGCCGTTTCACGACGTCGACGCGATGAACGTGTGCTGGCACGGCAACTATCTGAAGTACTTCGAGATGGGCCGCGCGGCGCTGTTGCGCGTGTTCGACTACGACTATCGCGAGATGCAGGCGTCGGGTTATCTGTGGCCGATCGTCGAGGCGCATCTGAAATATGTGCGGCCGGCTGTGTACGGACAGATAATCGAGGTGCGCGCGCAACTGCTCGAATACGAAAACCGCCTGAAAATAGGCTACGAAATCGTCGACTGCGAGTCGGGCACTCGGCTAACGAAGGGCTATACGATTCAGGTCGCTGTCGACGCCGCGACCGAGGAATTGCAGTTCGTATCGCCGCCGATCGTATTCGACAAGCTGGAACGCGTATGGGGGCGATGA
- a CDS encoding HAL/PAL/TAL family ammonia-lyase — MAEHDLSGAPEVLSMDTRANGDTNANANAAVVIGGRRLTIEEVVAIARRRAPVALNDDPAWCARIERGADFLRRQLAAGATVYGVNTGYGDACVVDVPMELVEALPLQLTRYHGCGMGEYLDDAQTLAVIAARLNSLAYGFSGVRPVLLARLAALINHRVLPRIPSEGSVGASGDLTPLSYVAAALAGERDVLHAGRLRAAHDVWAELGLAPLVLAPKEGLALMNGTAVMTGLACLAFTRADHLSRLTARLTALSTIALDGRAAHFDATLFDVKPHAGQSEAAAWIRDDLNGRPDTPGHRLQDRYSIRCAPHVIGVARDALSWVRRDVENELNSANDNPLIDPDNERILHGGNFYGGHIAFAMDALKVAVANLADLMDRQLALLVDVNFNNGLPRNLSGAASARAAINHGFKAVQISSSAWTAEALKNTLPASVFSRSTEAHNQDKVSMGTIAARDCLRVLALTEQVAAAHTLATVQAVRLRIRIDGATPVPAPLCDFIDDIGAYSPFVDEDRALEGELRALTARIAACELWDNDRKGAGA, encoded by the coding sequence ATGGCCGAACATGATCTGAGCGGCGCGCCGGAAGTGCTGTCCATGGATACCCGTGCGAACGGCGACACGAATGCCAATGCCAACGCGGCAGTCGTGATCGGCGGGCGTCGGCTGACGATCGAAGAGGTCGTCGCGATTGCCCGGCGGCGCGCGCCAGTGGCGTTGAACGACGATCCGGCATGGTGCGCGCGCATCGAACGAGGCGCGGATTTCCTGCGGCGCCAGCTCGCCGCGGGCGCAACCGTGTACGGCGTTAACACCGGTTACGGGGACGCCTGTGTGGTCGACGTGCCGATGGAATTAGTCGAAGCGTTGCCGCTGCAACTGACGCGTTATCACGGCTGCGGCATGGGCGAATATCTCGACGACGCACAAACGCTCGCTGTGATCGCCGCACGTCTCAATTCGCTCGCGTATGGTTTCTCGGGCGTGCGTCCGGTGCTGCTCGCACGTCTCGCGGCGCTGATCAATCATCGGGTGCTGCCGCGCATTCCGTCCGAAGGTTCGGTCGGCGCCAGTGGCGATCTGACGCCGCTGTCGTATGTGGCGGCCGCGCTCGCGGGCGAGCGCGACGTGCTGCACGCCGGCCGTTTGCGCGCCGCGCACGACGTGTGGGCCGAACTCGGGCTCGCGCCGCTCGTGCTCGCGCCCAAAGAGGGCCTCGCGCTGATGAACGGTACCGCGGTGATGACCGGCCTGGCCTGTCTCGCGTTTACGCGCGCCGATCATCTGAGCCGGCTGACCGCGCGCCTGACCGCGCTGTCGACGATCGCGCTCGACGGCCGCGCCGCGCATTTCGACGCGACACTGTTCGACGTGAAGCCGCATGCCGGCCAGTCCGAAGCGGCCGCATGGATCCGCGACGATCTGAACGGCCGCCCCGACACGCCGGGGCATCGCTTGCAGGACCGCTATTCGATTCGCTGTGCGCCGCATGTGATCGGCGTCGCGCGAGACGCGCTGAGCTGGGTACGCCGTGACGTCGAAAACGAGCTGAACAGCGCGAACGACAATCCATTGATCGATCCCGACAACGAGCGCATTCTGCACGGCGGCAACTTCTACGGCGGTCATATCGCGTTCGCGATGGACGCGCTGAAAGTCGCGGTTGCCAATCTCGCCGATCTGATGGACCGGCAACTCGCGCTGCTCGTCGACGTCAATTTCAACAACGGTTTGCCGCGCAATCTGTCGGGTGCGGCGAGCGCGCGCGCCGCTATCAATCACGGCTTCAAGGCCGTGCAGATTTCGTCGTCCGCGTGGACCGCCGAGGCACTCAAGAACACGCTGCCCGCCAGCGTGTTCTCGCGTTCGACCGAAGCACACAACCAGGACAAGGTCAGCATGGGCACGATCGCCGCGCGCGACTGTCTGCGCGTGCTGGCGTTGACCGAGCAGGTCGCCGCTGCGCATACGCTCGCGACGGTGCAGGCCGTGCGTCTGCGCATCCGCATCGACGGCGCGACGCCGGTACCGGCGCCGCTGTGCGACTTTATCGACGACATTGGTGCGTACTCGCCGTTCGTCGACGAAGACCGGGCGCTCGAGGGTGAGTTGCGCGCGTTGACTGCGCGAATTGCGGCGTGCGAACTGTGGGACAACGATCGCAAAGGAGCCGGCGCATGA
- a CDS encoding glycosyltransferase family 2 protein, with protein sequence MHFAPCIVIPIYNHKDAIGATVAQLAVHALPIFVVDDGSDDATQQVLAALAQQYAGQLTLLRLPQNGGKGAAVMAGLRAARAARYTHALQIDADGQHDAADVPRFIDAARAEPAAVILGRPVYDDSVPKARLYGRYLTHVWVWVETLSLTIRDSMCGFRLYPLALACALIDHTRLPTRMDFDIEILVRLYWRRAAFRSIPTRVTYAADGVSHFDVLWDNVRISRSHTRLVFGMLWRLPVLLAHKLMPRRGVVTESTAEGEPADAPHPEDWWRITERGSHLGMNLLALSCKLFGRRFTALWLHPVVAYFLLTGRAARQASDNYFRHLGSVAQQADTPRPGWVSAYRHMLAFAQSGFDKLAAWTGRVNDTDVTFDDPSAFEALIASGRGALVIGAHLGNLEMTRALAVRGAHAKVTAVVYTEHARRFNRVLASSNRDFARHLLEVGDFGPQTAVLMQQRIDAGELLVIVGDRVPACEAGRTTEAQFLGARAPFAQGPYVLAHALGCPVYLFFCLKERGGYRMYFEPFAERIELPRRERAQHLASWAQRYAMRLEHYCRKAPYQWFNFFDFWAGPKRGANGRT encoded by the coding sequence ATGCACTTCGCACCTTGCATCGTAATTCCGATCTACAACCACAAGGACGCGATCGGCGCGACCGTCGCGCAGCTCGCGGTTCACGCGCTGCCGATCTTCGTCGTCGACGATGGCAGCGACGACGCGACGCAACAGGTGCTCGCCGCGCTCGCGCAGCAGTACGCTGGTCAGCTCACGCTGCTGCGCCTACCGCAAAACGGCGGCAAGGGCGCGGCGGTGATGGCCGGTCTGCGTGCCGCGCGCGCGGCACGCTACACACACGCATTGCAGATCGACGCCGACGGCCAGCATGACGCAGCCGACGTTCCGCGCTTCATCGACGCGGCGCGCGCCGAACCCGCCGCAGTGATCCTCGGCCGCCCGGTCTACGACGACAGCGTGCCGAAAGCGCGCCTCTATGGACGCTATCTGACGCACGTATGGGTGTGGGTCGAAACGCTGTCGCTGACCATCCGCGATTCGATGTGCGGTTTTCGTCTCTATCCGCTCGCGCTCGCGTGCGCGTTGATCGACCACACGCGCTTGCCGACGCGCATGGACTTCGACATCGAGATCCTCGTGCGCCTGTATTGGCGGCGCGCGGCGTTCCGTTCGATTCCGACGCGCGTGACCTACGCGGCCGATGGCGTGTCGCATTTCGACGTGCTGTGGGACAACGTGCGAATCAGCCGTAGTCATACGCGACTCGTGTTCGGCATGCTGTGGCGTCTGCCGGTGCTGCTCGCGCATAAGCTGATGCCGCGTCGTGGCGTGGTGACTGAGAGCACGGCAGAAGGCGAGCCCGCCGATGCCCCCCATCCCGAAGACTGGTGGCGCATCACCGAACGCGGTAGCCATCTCGGCATGAACTTGCTCGCGCTGAGCTGCAAGCTATTCGGCCGCCGTTTCACCGCGTTGTGGCTGCATCCGGTCGTCGCATATTTTCTGCTGACGGGCCGCGCCGCGCGGCAGGCGTCGGATAACTACTTCCGGCATCTCGGTTCGGTCGCGCAGCAGGCCGATACGCCGCGCCCGGGCTGGGTGTCCGCGTATCGGCACATGCTCGCATTCGCGCAGTCGGGCTTCGATAAGCTCGCCGCGTGGACCGGCCGCGTCAACGACACCGACGTCACGTTCGATGATCCATCGGCATTCGAAGCCTTGATCGCGAGCGGCAGGGGCGCGCTGGTGATCGGCGCACATCTGGGCAATCTCGAGATGACGCGCGCGCTCGCGGTGCGCGGTGCACACGCGAAGGTCACGGCGGTCGTCTATACGGAGCACGCGCGCCGTTTCAACCGCGTACTCGCGTCATCCAACCGCGACTTCGCGCGGCATCTGCTCGAAGTCGGCGACTTCGGCCCGCAGACTGCCGTGCTGATGCAACAACGCATCGACGCGGGCGAACTGCTGGTGATCGTCGGCGATCGCGTGCCCGCTTGCGAAGCAGGACGCACTACCGAAGCGCAGTTTCTCGGCGCCCGAGCGCCATTCGCGCAAGGCCCGTACGTTCTCGCGCATGCGCTCGGCTGTCCGGTCTATCTGTTCTTCTGTCTGAAGGAGCGCGGCGGCTACCGCATGTACTTCGAGCCATTCGCCGAGCGCATCGAACTGCCGCGTCGCGAACGCGCACAGCATCTGGCCTCATGGGCGCAGCGTTACGCGATGCGTCTCGAACACTACTGCCGCAAGGCCCCTTATCAATGGTTCAATTTCTTCGATTTCTGGGCCGGCCCGAAGCGAGGTGCGAATGGCCGAACATGA
- a CDS encoding AMP-binding protein gives MIALHDLLSAEAALAAPDTPVCRDGATLLDRNAFRARVAALAARVDTKRASRCALCIDDPFDFACALFALLARGKEPVIPANATPGYLADLADAYDFMLTDADLPPFVSPADATHIDYPIDPDAPLTLYTSGSTGTPKPIRKTLAQFDAEVRTLETHWGALIGDATMLASVPHHHIYGLLFRVLWPLAAGRAFDRAIGMEPQQLAARIAQCGTTAIVSTPAQLSRWPALPGFSALNPAPRAFFSSGGPLAADAAQHYAATYGAAPLEIYGSTETGGIAWRRQDEGDAWQPVTGAEVRHDEDGALCVRSPHLGHADWHRTGDRIVFDADGRFRLQGRLDRVLKLGGKRVSLPELEARVALHPYVAQAVLVPLEGASRERVGALVALTEAGSAALRDEGRVALAKTLRRHLADYFDAVVLPRHWRFRASLPFDARGKLPASSVAAAFAPRAEGMEVLAEARCGDTLHYDLRVPPTLVHFAGHFPGLPILPGVVQVDWAVRLAAGHWPRVRELASVDRLKFMAPVSPGAVLKLTLTCDAARRRVQFMYRLDTRECASGVLVHREGA, from the coding sequence ATGATCGCATTGCACGATCTGTTGTCGGCCGAAGCCGCACTCGCCGCGCCCGATACGCCGGTATGCCGCGATGGCGCCACGCTGCTCGATCGCAACGCGTTCCGCGCGCGCGTCGCGGCGCTCGCCGCGCGTGTCGATACAAAGCGCGCATCACGTTGCGCGCTGTGTATCGACGATCCATTCGATTTCGCCTGCGCGTTGTTCGCGCTATTGGCGCGCGGCAAGGAGCCGGTGATTCCGGCCAACGCGACGCCGGGCTATCTCGCCGATCTGGCCGACGCGTACGACTTCATGTTGACGGACGCGGACTTGCCGCCGTTCGTTTCGCCCGCCGACGCGACCCACATCGATTACCCGATCGACCCTGACGCGCCGCTCACGCTGTACACGTCCGGCAGCACCGGCACACCGAAGCCGATCCGCAAGACGCTCGCGCAATTCGACGCCGAAGTGCGGACACTCGAAACGCACTGGGGCGCATTGATCGGTGATGCAACGATGTTGGCGAGCGTGCCGCATCACCACATCTACGGTCTGCTGTTTCGCGTGCTGTGGCCGCTCGCGGCGGGCCGCGCGTTCGATCGCGCGATCGGCATGGAGCCGCAGCAGTTGGCAGCCCGTATTGCCCAGTGCGGCACGACGGCGATCGTGTCGACGCCCGCGCAGCTATCGCGCTGGCCCGCGTTGCCGGGCTTCTCCGCGCTGAACCCCGCGCCGCGCGCGTTTTTTTCGTCGGGCGGCCCGCTTGCGGCCGACGCCGCGCAGCACTATGCGGCGACTTATGGTGCCGCGCCGCTCGAAATCTACGGCAGTACAGAAACCGGCGGCATCGCGTGGCGCCGTCAGGACGAGGGCGATGCATGGCAGCCGGTCACTGGCGCCGAAGTGCGGCACGATGAAGACGGCGCGTTATGCGTGCGCTCGCCGCACCTCGGTCACGCGGACTGGCATCGTACCGGCGACCGTATCGTATTCGATGCCGATGGCCGTTTTCGTCTGCAAGGCAGGCTCGATCGCGTGCTGAAGCTCGGTGGCAAACGCGTGTCGCTGCCGGAGCTCGAAGCGCGTGTTGCGCTGCATCCGTACGTCGCGCAGGCGGTGCTCGTGCCGCTCGAAGGCGCGTCGCGCGAACGTGTCGGTGCGCTCGTCGCGCTGACCGAAGCGGGTAGCGCGGCGCTGCGCGACGAAGGCCGCGTCGCGCTCGCGAAAACGTTGCGCCGTCATCTCGCCGATTACTTCGACGCAGTCGTGCTGCCGCGTCACTGGCGGTTTCGCGCGAGCTTGCCGTTCGATGCGCGTGGCAAGCTGCCGGCGAGCTCCGTTGCCGCCGCCTTCGCGCCGCGTGCCGAAGGCATGGAAGTGCTCGCGGAGGCGCGCTGCGGCGACACGCTCCACTACGACCTGCGCGTGCCACCGACGCTCGTGCACTTCGCCGGCCACTTTCCGGGCCTGCCGATTCTGCCTGGCGTCGTGCAGGTCGACTGGGCGGTGCGGCTCGCGGCCGGTCACTGGCCGCGGGTGCGTGAACTCGCGTCGGTCGATCGTCTGAAGTTCATGGCGCCGGTGTCGCCGGGGGCGGTGCTCAAGCTCACGCTCACTTGCGACGCCGCGCGTCGGCGTGTGCAGTTCATGTACCGGCTCGACACACGCGAATGCGCGTCGGGCGTGCTTGTGCATCGGGAGGGCGCGTGA
- a CDS encoding acyl carrier protein, which translates to MSETEILERIRAIFHDNFAIEPERVTPDAHLFEDLDLDSIDAVDLAIKLQEMTGRRIKPENFKSVRTVGDVIAAVESLLAAQG; encoded by the coding sequence ATGTCGGAGACCGAGATTCTTGAGCGCATCCGCGCGATCTTTCACGACAATTTCGCGATCGAGCCCGAACGCGTGACGCCCGACGCGCACCTGTTCGAAGACCTCGATCTCGATAGCATCGACGCCGTTGATCTCGCGATCAAGCTCCAGGAAATGACCGGCCGCCGCATCAAGCCGGAGAACTTCAAATCCGTGCGCACCGTCGGCGATGTGATCGCGGCGGTCGAATCGCTGCTCGCGGCCCAAGGCTGA
- a CDS encoding phosphopantetheine-binding protein yields MDSLKLEIKKLLIEALDLEDLSPADIDDDAPLFGSDGIGLDSIDALEIGIVLRRQYQLTIAANDERTREHFRSINTLAALVESQRKAAHAANEITKKGE; encoded by the coding sequence ATGGATTCTTTAAAACTCGAAATTAAAAAATTGCTGATCGAAGCACTCGATCTCGAAGATCTGAGCCCGGCCGACATCGACGACGATGCGCCGTTGTTCGGTTCCGACGGCATCGGTCTCGATTCGATCGACGCGCTCGAAATCGGCATCGTGCTGCGAAGACAATACCAACTGACCATCGCGGCGAACGATGAGCGCACGCGCGAGCACTTTCGTTCGATCAACACGCTTGCCGCGTTGGTCGAAAGTCAGCGCAAAGCGGCGCACGCTGCGAACGAAATCACAAAGAAGGGGGAGTGA
- a CDS encoding lysophospholipid acyltransferase family protein, with the protein MTARLDYLWRFFATGIAFVVFGACGLLFSVLVFPLAWLWPHRASRLRAVTAVIHVFFRALVAALRAIGVMELEVSGAQALRAGGPAIVVANHPTYLDVMVLLSLTPRACCIVKSAHWRNPCFWGIVRAAEYVSNADAVELVDAGARQLAAGYTVIVFPEGTRSPAPNRLHAFSRGFAHMALKAGAPIVPVLMDCDPPVFTRQMRWHDVPARAFRIRVNVLAPLGVDALAATDTSPAIAARSVTKAVEAHITRHLFDYGFFKTRN; encoded by the coding sequence ATGACCGCGCGGCTTGATTATCTGTGGCGTTTTTTCGCGACCGGCATAGCCTTCGTTGTATTCGGCGCATGCGGCTTGCTGTTTTCGGTGCTGGTGTTTCCGCTCGCGTGGCTGTGGCCGCATCGCGCGTCGCGGCTGCGCGCGGTGACGGCCGTCATCCACGTTTTTTTCCGCGCGCTCGTCGCGGCGCTGCGCGCGATCGGCGTGATGGAACTCGAGGTGTCGGGCGCGCAGGCACTACGCGCGGGCGGCCCGGCGATCGTCGTCGCGAATCACCCTACCTATCTCGATGTGATGGTGCTGCTGTCGCTTACGCCTCGCGCGTGCTGCATCGTCAAGAGCGCACATTGGCGCAACCCATGTTTCTGGGGCATCGTGCGCGCAGCGGAATACGTGAGCAACGCGGACGCCGTCGAACTCGTCGACGCGGGCGCGCGCCAGCTTGCAGCCGGCTATACGGTGATCGTTTTTCCCGAGGGCACCCGCAGCCCGGCACCGAACCGGCTGCATGCCTTTTCGCGCGGTTTCGCGCATATGGCGCTGAAGGCCGGCGCGCCGATCGTGCCGGTGCTGATGGATTGCGATCCACCCGTCTTTACGCGGCAGATGCGCTGGCACGACGTGCCGGCGCGCGCGTTCCGCATACGCGTGAACGTGCTCGCGCCGCTAGGCGTCGACGCACTGGCGGCCACCGATACGAGCCCGGCCATCGCGGCGCGCAGCGTGACGAAGGCCGTCGAAGCCCACATTACCCGGCATCTGTTCGACTATGGATTCTTTAAAACTCGAAATTAA
- a CDS encoding beta-ketoacyl synthase chain length factor gives MPDLHWTIPVGRWSSWPATASATPDIGFIEPIVRRRLSTLSKVALKVAHDCVAREPARVVFASRHGELRRTTDILRSISAGEPVSPTAFSLSVLNAMTGVFGIARGDRSAANAVSAGAQTLGYAMLEAYAQYETQPASPVLLVYADEPADLAYGTIEDEVQGGAIALLLDRSECTGHIVCSLSRADELPAGDIRSFPTQSQALLHCLETAQPACWQHAGALWHWSWHDRAA, from the coding sequence ATGCCCGATCTGCATTGGACCATTCCGGTCGGTCGCTGGTCTAGCTGGCCGGCTACCGCATCCGCCACACCCGATATCGGCTTTATCGAGCCGATCGTGCGGCGGCGTCTCAGCACGCTGTCCAAAGTGGCGCTCAAGGTCGCGCACGACTGCGTCGCGCGGGAGCCGGCGCGCGTCGTGTTTGCGTCGCGGCACGGGGAATTGCGGCGCACCACGGACATCCTGCGCTCGATCAGCGCGGGCGAGCCGGTGTCGCCGACTGCATTCAGCCTGTCGGTACTGAACGCGATGACCGGCGTGTTCGGTATCGCGCGCGGCGACCGTTCGGCGGCGAACGCGGTATCGGCCGGCGCACAGACGCTTGGCTACGCAATGCTCGAAGCGTATGCGCAATACGAGACACAGCCCGCCTCACCGGTGCTGCTCGTGTACGCCGACGAACCGGCCGATCTCGCGTACGGCACGATCGAGGACGAAGTGCAGGGCGGTGCGATTGCACTTTTGCTGGATCGCAGCGAGTGCACAGGACACATCGTTTGCTCGTTGTCGCGAGCCGACGAGCTTCCCGCGGGCGACATCCGCAGCTTCCCGACTCAGAGCCAGGCGCTGCTGCACTGCCTGGAAACCGCGCAGCCCGCGTGCTGGCAACATGCCGGCGCGCTGTGGCATTGGAGCTGGCATGACCGCGCGGCTTGA
- a CDS encoding acetamidase/formamidase family protein, with product MLHELPAIQKNVHWGYFDAALAPALIVDSGDFVRAEAVTHHAGDAPDLMMDDKVRALYDTIPESDRQPGVHLMTGPIFVRDAKPGDLLEVRYLQMIPRFNYGSNLAAHWGHLFSDFDKERVTIYELDRASNTAHALYAYDYPGKYLVPGKRSEIRDCCREPALAGVRVPVRPHLGTAGVAPDVAGRVSTVPPGAHGGNIDNWRIGAGATMYYPVAVDGGLFSIGDPHVSQGDGEISGTAIEASLNVMFQIVLRRDFSFPSPLLETPDYWIVHGFDEDLDIATKNASRDMLRLLVEQQGLSRDDAYSLMSVAADFSVTQVVDGRQGIHCKMPRSIFPPMKKPRA from the coding sequence ATGCTTCACGAACTGCCAGCCATCCAGAAAAATGTCCACTGGGGATATTTCGACGCGGCGCTCGCGCCCGCACTGATCGTCGACAGCGGCGACTTCGTTCGTGCCGAAGCGGTCACGCATCACGCCGGCGACGCACCCGATCTGATGATGGACGACAAGGTGCGCGCGCTCTACGACACGATTCCCGAATCCGATCGCCAACCCGGCGTGCACCTGATGACAGGACCGATCTTCGTCAGAGACGCGAAGCCTGGAGACCTGCTCGAGGTGCGTTATCTGCAAATGATTCCGCGCTTCAACTACGGCTCGAATCTCGCGGCGCACTGGGGTCATCTGTTCAGCGACTTCGACAAGGAACGGGTGACGATTTACGAACTCGACCGGGCATCGAACACGGCTCACGCGCTGTATGCGTACGACTATCCCGGCAAATATCTGGTGCCGGGCAAACGCTCGGAGATTCGCGACTGCTGCCGCGAACCCGCGCTCGCGGGCGTTCGCGTGCCGGTACGCCCCCATCTGGGCACCGCGGGCGTCGCGCCGGACGTCGCTGGTCGCGTCAGTACCGTGCCACCGGGCGCGCATGGCGGCAATATCGACAACTGGCGCATCGGCGCGGGCGCGACCATGTACTACCCGGTCGCCGTGGACGGCGGCCTGTTCTCGATCGGCGATCCGCACGTATCGCAAGGCGATGGCGAAATCAGCGGTACCGCGATCGAAGCGTCGCTCAACGTGATGTTCCAGATCGTGTTGCGGCGCGACTTCAGCTTTCCGTCGCCGCTGCTGGAAACACCGGACTACTGGATCGTGCACGGCTTCGACGAAGACCTCGACATCGCGACGAAGAACGCGTCCCGCGACATGTTGCGGCTGCTCGTCGAACAGCAGGGACTGTCGCGCGATGACGCCTATTCGCTGATGAGCGTCGCCGCGGATTTCTCCGTGACACAGGTCGTCGATGGCCGTCAGGGCATTCACTGCAAGATGCCCCGAAGCATTTTTCCTCCGATGAAAAAGCCCCGCGCATGA